In Leguminivora glycinivorella isolate SPB_JAAS2020 chromosome 19, LegGlyc_1.1, whole genome shotgun sequence, a single genomic region encodes these proteins:
- the LOC125236394 gene encoding mitochondrial fission process protein 1 — MGNDKDFFRDTKVRYLGYANEVGEAFRPMVSRNLVNLSYKVAGAYVLADTADKSLKMLWKDGKISSMILGTGDALIWQTLASIVIPGITINRIVFYTGRALKGKPVPPTVQRFAPVVVGLACIPIIVTPIDRAVHMLMNVSYRLVFGHHH, encoded by the exons ATGGGTAACGATAAGGATTTCTTTCGCGATACTAAAGTGCGGTATTTAG GTTACGCCAACGAGGTGGGTGAGGCGTTCCGGCCGATGGTGTCCCGGAACCTGGTGAATCTCAGCTACAAGGTGGCCGGGGCTTATGTGCTTGCTGACACTGCGGACAAGAGTTTGAAAATGTTATGG aAAGACGGCAAAATCTCGAGCATGATTCTTGGCACCGGTGACGCCCTGATCTGGCAGACCCTGGCCTCCATTGTCATCCCTGGAATCACTATCAACAG AATCGTATTCTACACAGGCCGAGCGTTGAAAGGCAAACCAGTGCCCCCCACGGTCCAGCGGTTCGCCCCAGTAGTAGTCGGTCTGGCCTGCATCCCTATCATAGTCACCCCCATAGACCGCGCAGTCCATATGCTCATGAATGTCTCGTACCGACTCGTCTTTGGACACCATCATTAA